TGAGTGTGACAGGCGGGTAGCCTGTAGGGGCCAGCACCTGTTCGCGGGTGGCGGTGGTGATGCGGGAAACCCCCAGGTGCTGGCGCAGCCTCGCCCAGGAAACCCTACCGGTGCCGGGCATCAGGACCAGGACGAACTCCCGGTTCTGGAGGCGAAACACGAGCGAGCGCACCATCTGGCCCGGGGCAAGGCCGCCTTCGCCTGCCGCCCGCTCGATGGAATGAACCGGCGCAGTGTGGGCGAGCAGATGGTAGGGGATTGTCTGCGCCTCCAGCTGGCGTGTGGC
This is a stretch of genomic DNA from Anaerolineales bacterium. It encodes these proteins:
- a CDS encoding YbaK/EbsC family protein, producing the protein MPFSTPATRQLEAQTIPYHLLAHTAPVHSIERAAGEGGLAPGQMVRSLVFRLQNREFVLVLMPGTGRVSWARLRQHLGVSRITTATREQVLAPTGYPPVTLTPFGLLHPLRILADQGILAFDGLSVGAAHLSPRSDSPRPRSASKTETAELGSARRRSGLSICRRATPAIGRT